The proteins below are encoded in one region of Roseovarius bejariae:
- a CDS encoding class II aldolase and adducin N-terminal domain-containing protein yields the protein MNAPKQTANLTHWDERVDLAAAFRWTARLNMHESVANHFSLSINDDGTRFLMNPNQMHFSRIKASDLIEVDANDPETLNKPGAPDPTAWGLHGGLHRHCPHARCAMHVHSIHATVLASLADSRLPPIDQNCATFFNRYVIDDGYGGLAFEDEGERCAQLFDDPRKKVMIMGNHGVMIIGDTVAETFNRLYYFERAAETYIRALQTGQPLRVLSDDVAEKTAQELENYPEQDARHLAELKAILDEEGDSYAS from the coding sequence ATGAACGCACCGAAACAAACCGCCAACCTCACCCACTGGGACGAACGGGTCGATCTTGCGGCCGCCTTCCGCTGGACGGCCCGCCTCAACATGCACGAATCCGTCGCCAACCACTTCAGCCTCTCGATCAACGACGATGGCACGCGGTTCCTGATGAACCCCAACCAGATGCATTTTTCGCGCATCAAGGCCTCGGACCTGATCGAAGTCGACGCAAATGACCCCGAAACCCTGAACAAACCCGGCGCGCCCGACCCCACCGCATGGGGCCTGCACGGCGGGTTGCACCGGCACTGCCCGCACGCCCGCTGCGCCATGCATGTCCATTCCATCCATGCCACCGTTCTGGCCAGCCTCGCCGACAGCCGCCTGCCCCCGATCGACCAGAACTGCGCCACCTTCTTCAATCGCTATGTGATTGACGACGGTTATGGCGGGCTGGCCTTCGAGGACGAGGGCGAGCGCTGCGCCCAGCTTTTCGATGACCCCAGGAAAAAGGTCATGATCATGGGCAACCACGGCGTCATGATCATCGGTGACACCGTCGCCGAGACCTTCAACCGGCTCTATTATTTCGAACGCGCCGCCGAAACCTACATCCGCGCCCTGCAAACCGGGCAGCCCCTGCGCGTCCTCTCCGATGACGTGGCCGAGAAAACCGCGCAGGAGCTTGAAAACTACCCCGAGCAGGACGCGCGCCACCTTGCCGAACTCAAGGCGATTCTGGACGAAGAAGGCGACAGTTACGCAAGCTGA
- a CDS encoding RsmB/NOP family class I SAM-dependent RNA methyltransferase — protein MPQPAPNARQSAVYLLDQVIGEGRLMSDLIAAGKLDRLDPADRARAQRLANDTLRGIDRADRLLNRHLRKPPPLHVFNILRLGTVELCMGGDAHGVVNDLVGLVGRNKRYGNLKGLVNAVLRKAAEDGARSWNDLRIPRLRKWLRDPLVAAWGAGRVNAMERAHFQGAPLDITPKADAAFWAEKLGGQLLPTGSIRLTDAAQVSTLPGFDTGDWWVQDAAAALPVQILAPQPGEKILDLCAAPGGKTLQLAAAGADVTALDLSHRRMERVTENLSRCGLTANCLTGDALEHDGGPYDAILLDAPCSATGTIRRHPDLPFAKDGSEFGELIALQSAMLAHALTLLKPGGRLVFCTCSLLPDEGECQVDDACAGHPGLTVDRDALDRPGIDPDWTTEEGGLRLRPDHWPDLGGMDGFYIACLRR, from the coding sequence ATGCCGCAACCCGCGCCAAACGCCCGCCAAAGCGCGGTTTACCTTCTCGATCAGGTGATCGGTGAAGGGCGGCTCATGTCCGATCTCATCGCCGCTGGAAAGCTTGACCGGCTCGACCCGGCCGACCGCGCCCGCGCCCAGCGCCTTGCCAACGACACCCTTCGCGGCATTGACCGGGCCGACCGCTTGCTCAATCGTCACCTGCGCAAACCCCCGCCGCTGCATGTCTTCAACATCCTGCGGCTCGGTACGGTCGAACTGTGCATGGGCGGCGATGCCCATGGCGTGGTCAACGATCTGGTGGGCCTTGTCGGGCGCAACAAACGTTATGGCAACCTCAAGGGGTTGGTAAACGCCGTGCTGCGCAAGGCCGCCGAAGATGGCGCGCGCTCATGGAATGACCTGCGCATTCCCCGCCTGCGCAAATGGCTGCGCGATCCGCTTGTGGCCGCATGGGGCGCGGGGCGGGTCAATGCCATGGAACGCGCGCACTTCCAAGGCGCACCGCTTGATATCACGCCAAAGGCCGACGCCGCCTTTTGGGCCGAAAAACTGGGCGGCCAATTGCTACCCACCGGCTCGATCCGCCTCACCGACGCGGCCCAAGTCTCCACCCTTCCCGGCTTCGATACCGGCGATTGGTGGGTGCAGGATGCCGCCGCCGCCCTGCCGGTGCAAATCCTCGCCCCCCAACCGGGCGAGAAAATCCTTGATCTTTGCGCCGCACCGGGCGGCAAGACCCTGCAACTCGCCGCTGCCGGGGCCGATGTGACCGCCCTCGACCTCTCGCACCGCCGGATGGAGCGTGTCACCGAAAACCTTTCCCGCTGCGGCCTCACGGCCAATTGCCTTACCGGCGATGCGCTGGAACATGATGGCGGGCCCTATGACGCCATCCTGCTCGATGCGCCCTGTTCGGCCACCGGCACCATCCGCCGCCACCCTGATCTGCCCTTCGCCAAGGACGGCTCTGAGTTCGGCGAGCTTATCGCGCTGCAATCGGCCATGCTCGCTCATGCCCTGACCCTCCTCAAGCCCGGCGGGCGTTTGGTGTTTTGCACCTGTTCGCTTTTGCCGGACGAAGGTGAATGTCAGGTTGACGATGCGTGCGCAGGTCACCCCGGCCTGACCGTGGATCGTGACGCGCTTGACCGTCCGGGCATTGACCCCGACTGGACCACCGAAGAAGGCGGCCTTCGCCTGCGCCCCGATCACTGGCCCGATCTGGGCGGGATGGATGGGTTCTACATCGCCTGTCTCCGACGCTGA
- a CDS encoding histidine triad nucleotide-binding protein — MPYTYDDQNIFAKILRGEIPNDTVLETEHSLAFNDIQPQAPVHVLVIPKGPYVCYDHFAQTASDAEIADYTRTIGEVCKLKGVEDGGFRMISNAGDNGVQEVPHLHVHILGGRPLGRMLEKA; from the coding sequence ATGCCCTATACCTACGACGATCAGAACATCTTTGCCAAAATCCTGCGCGGCGAGATTCCCAACGATACCGTGTTGGAAACCGAGCACAGCCTTGCCTTCAACGACATCCAGCCGCAGGCGCCGGTGCATGTTCTGGTGATCCCGAAAGGGCCCTATGTCTGCTACGATCATTTCGCGCAAACCGCCTCGGACGCCGAGATTGCCGATTATACCCGCACCATCGGCGAGGTCTGCAAACTCAAGGGGGTCGAGGACGGCGGGTTTCGCATGATCTCCAACGCCGGTGATAACGGCGTGCAGGAGGTGCCGCACCTGCATGTGCATATCCTTGGCGGGCGCCCCTTGGGGCGGATGTTGGAAAAGGCGTGA
- a CDS encoding SDR family oxidoreductase codes for MTKTLLSFGHGYSARALARRLLPQGWRIFGTTRSADKAEALRAEGIMPVIWPGDDLTQAFEQATHLLISAGPNEDGDPILNQYRDEITKLAPRLDWAGYLSTTGVYGDHQGGWVTEDTPLTPSTKRGHLRVQAEADWQSIPGLPLHIFRLAGIYGPGRGPFAKVRKGTARRIVKKGQVFSRIHVDDIAQVLEASINRPNPGAAYNVCDNDPAPPQDVIGYAADLLGAPLPPEEDFATAEMTPMARSFYAESKRVDNTRMKDELGVDLIYPDYRSGLQALLSEVD; via the coding sequence ATGACGAAAACACTGCTTTCATTCGGTCACGGCTATTCGGCGCGCGCGCTCGCGCGCCGACTTTTGCCCCAAGGCTGGCGCATCTTTGGGACCACCCGCAGCGCGGACAAGGCCGAGGCGCTGCGCGCCGAGGGCATCATGCCAGTCATCTGGCCCGGAGATGACCTCACGCAGGCTTTCGAGCAGGCCACGCATCTGCTCATCTCCGCCGGCCCGAACGAAGACGGCGACCCGATCCTAAACCAGTACCGGGACGAGATCACGAAACTCGCCCCCCGGCTCGACTGGGCGGGATACCTCTCCACCACCGGCGTCTACGGCGACCACCAAGGCGGATGGGTGACCGAGGATACCCCCCTCACCCCCTCCACCAAACGCGGCCACCTGCGGGTTCAGGCCGAGGCCGACTGGCAATCCATCCCCGGCCTGCCGCTGCATATCTTCCGGCTGGCGGGCATCTACGGCCCCGGGCGCGGCCCCTTCGCCAAGGTCCGCAAGGGCACCGCGCGCCGCATCGTCAAAAAAGGGCAGGTCTTCAGCCGCATCCACGTGGACGACATCGCACAGGTCCTTGAGGCCTCGATCAATCGCCCCAACCCCGGCGCGGCCTATAACGTCTGCGACAATGACCCGGCCCCGCCGCAAGACGTGATCGGCTATGCCGCCGACCTCCTCGGCGCGCCCCTGCCCCCCGAAGAAGACTTCGCGACCGCCGAGATGACGCCCATGGCCCGCAGCTTCTATGCCGAGTCGAAACGCGTCGATAACACCCGGATGAAGGACGAACTGGGCGTCGATCTCATCTACCCGGATTACCGCAGCGGCCTACAGGCGCTACTGTCAGAGGTCGATTAG
- the thiD gene encoding bifunctional hydroxymethylpyrimidine kinase/phosphomethylpyrimidine kinase codes for MSGRVANILSIAGSDPSGGAGIQADLKAISANGGYGMAALTGLTAQNTQGVQGVELVAPEFVAAQVQSIREDIRVDAVKIGMLGTVEIIEAVAKALDGLEAPVVLDPVMVAKGGDRLLHAEAVAALRDTLLPRATVITPNLPEAADLLDEGEAGGLDAMERQARALLDMGARAVLLKGGHMGDVEAVDLLCEGEGMTRLRAPRHDTRNTHGTGCTLSSALATWLGRGDALSEAAAKAKDYIGAAIGAADELEVGQGHGPVHHFHAVWRG; via the coding sequence ATGAGCGGGCGCGTGGCGAATATCCTGTCGATTGCCGGGTCGGACCCATCGGGCGGCGCGGGCATTCAGGCGGATCTGAAGGCGATTTCGGCCAATGGTGGTTATGGCATGGCGGCCTTGACGGGCCTGACCGCGCAGAACACCCAAGGGGTGCAGGGCGTGGAGCTTGTCGCGCCGGAGTTCGTGGCGGCGCAGGTGCAGTCCATTCGGGAGGACATCCGGGTGGACGCGGTCAAGATCGGGATGCTGGGCACGGTGGAGATCATCGAGGCCGTGGCCAAGGCGTTGGACGGTTTGGAAGCGCCGGTTGTTCTTGATCCGGTGATGGTGGCCAAGGGCGGTGATCGGTTGTTGCACGCGGAGGCGGTGGCCGCGTTGCGCGATACCTTGTTGCCGCGGGCGACGGTCATCACGCCGAACCTGCCCGAGGCGGCGGACCTGCTGGATGAGGGTGAGGCCGGTGGTCTGGACGCCATGGAGCGGCAGGCGCGGGCCTTACTGGACATGGGCGCGCGGGCGGTCCTGTTGAAGGGTGGCCACATGGGCGATGTCGAGGCGGTGGATTTGCTGTGCGAGGGCGAGGGGATGACGCGGTTGCGTGCGCCCCGACATGACACCCGCAATACCCACGGGACGGGCTGTACCCTGTCGTCGGCCTTGGCGACGTGGTTGGGGCGGGGGGATGCCCTTTCGGAGGCGGCGGCGAAGGCCAAGGATTACATCGGCGCGGCGATTGGGGCCGCGGATGAATTGGAGGTGGGGCAGGGCCATGGGCCGGTGCACCATTTCCATGCGGTGTGGCGCGGTTAA
- a CDS encoding AMP nucleosidase yields MASDDPQVLEPEVPAREAFTDAAEAVERLELLYSRAVEHLCAAFRGAMAGDVPQDRVRAYYPEIRITTQSHAQVDSRLSFGHVANPGTHAATVTRPALFRKYLEQQIGLLVKNHEVPVEIGVSDTPMPVHFAVANDPGMTVPQEGAAQFTLRDVFDVPDLATTNDDIVNGIFQSGADGVGPLAPFTAQRVDYSLARLEHYTATDPGHFQNHVLFTNYQFYVSEFEAFARRALADPESGYTSFVGTGNAEITGPDDALEVPGKLPQMPTYHLKRADGSGITLVNIGVGPSNAKTATDHIAVLRPHAWVMVGHCAGLRNSQQLGDFVLAHAYLREDRVLDADLPAWVPIPALAEIQIALEQAVARETELEGYDLKRVMRTGTVASFDNRNWELREHTGPVQRLSQSRAIALDMESATIAANGFRFRVPYGTLLCVSDKPLHGELKLPGMASDFYKAQVARHLMIGIRAMETLATMPLERIHSRKLRSFEETAFL; encoded by the coding sequence ATGGCGAGTGACGATCCTCAGGTTCTGGAGCCGGAGGTGCCTGCACGAGAGGCGTTTACCGATGCGGCGGAGGCGGTGGAACGGCTGGAACTGCTTTATTCCCGCGCGGTCGAGCATCTTTGCGCCGCGTTTCGCGGGGCCATGGCGGGCGATGTGCCACAGGACCGGGTGCGTGCCTATTACCCCGAGATTCGGATCACCACCCAAAGCCATGCGCAGGTGGACAGCCGGTTGAGCTTTGGCCATGTGGCCAACCCCGGCACCCACGCGGCAACGGTGACGCGGCCCGCATTGTTTCGGAAATACCTTGAACAGCAGATCGGGCTTTTGGTGAAAAACCACGAGGTGCCGGTGGAAATTGGCGTGTCGGACACGCCGATGCCGGTGCATTTCGCGGTGGCCAATGATCCGGGCATGACCGTACCACAGGAAGGGGCGGCGCAGTTTACCCTGCGCGATGTCTTTGACGTGCCCGATCTGGCGACGACGAATGATGACATCGTGAACGGGATTTTCCAGTCGGGGGCGGATGGTGTGGGGCCGCTTGCGCCCTTTACCGCGCAACGGGTGGATTATTCGCTGGCGCGGTTGGAGCATTACACGGCGACTGACCCGGGGCATTTCCAGAACCATGTGCTGTTCACCAACTACCAGTTCTATGTCAGCGAATTCGAAGCCTTCGCGCGGCGGGCCTTGGCCGACCCCGAGAGCGGCTATACCTCGTTCGTGGGGACCGGAAATGCCGAGATCACCGGGCCGGACGATGCCCTGGAGGTGCCCGGCAAGCTTCCGCAGATGCCGACCTATCATCTCAAGCGGGCGGATGGATCGGGGATCACGCTGGTCAATATCGGCGTGGGGCCGTCGAACGCGAAGACGGCCACGGACCATATCGCGGTGCTGCGCCCGCATGCATGGGTGATGGTGGGGCATTGCGCAGGACTGCGCAATTCGCAGCAGTTGGGCGATTTCGTTCTGGCACATGCCTATTTGCGGGAGGACCGGGTTCTGGATGCGGACCTGCCCGCCTGGGTGCCAATCCCGGCACTGGCGGAAATCCAGATCGCGCTGGAACAGGCAGTGGCGCGGGAGACCGAGCTTGAGGGCTATGACCTCAAGCGGGTGATGCGGACGGGGACCGTGGCCAGTTTCGACAACCGCAACTGGGAGCTGCGCGAACACACCGGACCGGTACAGCGGTTGAGCCAAAGCCGGGCGATTGCCCTGGACATGGAAAGTGCGACGATTGCCGCCAATGGGTTTCGCTTTCGTGTGCCGTATGGGACATTGCTGTGCGTGAGTGACAAGCCGCTGCACGGGGAGTTGAAATTGCCCGGCATGGCGAGCGATTTTTACAAGGCGCAGGTGGCGCGACATTTGATGATCGGCATCCGTGCGATGGAGACCTTGGCGACCATGCCATTGGAGCGGATTCACAGTCGGAAACTGCGAAGTTTCGAGGAAACGGCCTTTTTATAG
- a CDS encoding DMT family transporter: MDIRAIVMGVAFAVMWSSAFTSARIIVAAAPPLTALSLRFLISGLLGVLIARMLGQSWHLTRGQWRATIVFGVCQNALYLGLNFVAMQTIEAGLAAIIASTMPLLVGLAGWLIFGERIGALGVVGLLAGVLGVVIIMGARLSGGGVDMYGLALCVAGVFALTFATLAVRGATSGGNFLMVVGLQMLVGSLVLGGAAMGLETIVVDWSWTLIAAFAYTTLVPGLAATLVWFMLVNRIGAVKAATFHFLNPFLGVAIAAVILNEQLGLREGFGVAVIMGGILAVQLSKQKRVR, encoded by the coding sequence ATGGATATTCGCGCAATCGTCATGGGGGTCGCTTTCGCGGTGATGTGGTCGAGTGCCTTTACCTCGGCCCGGATCATCGTGGCCGCGGCGCCGCCGTTGACGGCGCTGAGCCTGCGGTTCCTGATCTCGGGGCTGTTGGGGGTGCTGATTGCCCGGATGCTTGGGCAAAGCTGGCACCTGACGCGCGGGCAGTGGCGGGCGACGATTGTCTTCGGGGTTTGTCAGAACGCGCTTTATCTTGGCCTTAATTTCGTTGCCATGCAGACCATCGAGGCGGGATTGGCCGCGATCATCGCCTCGACCATGCCGCTATTGGTGGGGCTGGCCGGGTGGTTGATTTTCGGGGAACGCATCGGCGCGCTGGGTGTGGTTGGCCTTTTGGCCGGGGTCTTGGGCGTGGTGATCATCATGGGCGCGCGCCTGAGTGGCGGGGGTGTGGACATGTACGGGCTGGCCCTTTGCGTGGCCGGGGTCTTTGCCCTGACCTTTGCCACCTTGGCCGTGCGCGGGGCGACCTCGGGCGGTAATTTCCTGATGGTCGTGGGGTTGCAGATGCTGGTGGGCAGCCTTGTCTTGGGCGGCGCGGCGATGGGGTTGGAGACCATCGTGGTCGACTGGAGTTGGACGCTGATCGCGGCCTTCGCCTATACCACGCTTGTTCCCGGGCTGGCGGCGACGCTGGTTTGGTTCATGCTGGTCAACCGGATCGGGGCGGTGAAAGCGGCGACCTTCCACTTTCTCAATCCCTTCCTGGGGGTGGCGATTGCCGCGGTGATCCTGAACGAGCAACTGGGCCTGCGTGAAGGCTTTGGCGTTGCGGTGATCATGGGCGGTATTCTGGCGGTGCAGCTATCGAAGCAGAAACGCGTGCGCTAA
- a CDS encoding DUF1674 domain-containing protein encodes MTDEQKDLPEAAKRALAEAEERRQKAEAQEMPKELGGRREGLEPVRYGDWEKKGLAIDF; translated from the coding sequence ATGACCGACGAGCAAAAGGACCTTCCCGAGGCGGCCAAGCGGGCCTTGGCCGAGGCCGAGGAACGGCGGCAAAAGGCCGAGGCGCAAGAGATGCCCAAGGAATTGGGCGGACGGCGCGAGGGGCTGGAGCCTGTGCGCTATGGCGACTGGGAAAAGAAGGGCCTTGCGATTGATTTTTGA
- a CDS encoding DUF5928 domain-containing protein gives MAKIAFILLCHKDPDAIIKQANMLTAAGDYMSIHFDARAKPEHFNKIRESLADNPNVTFAKKRIKCGWGEWSLVQATLYAVEAAVDQFPRATHFYMLSGDCAAIKSAQYAHEFLDANDVDYIESFDYFDSDWIKTGMKEERLVYRHFFNERTQKWRFYTSYNLQKRLGLTRRIPEDIQVQIGSQWWCLRRRTIEWIIDFTRRRRDVMRFFRTTWIPDETFFQTLVRHLVPEQEIRTRTLTFLMFTDYGMPVTFYNDHYDLLLSQDFLFARKISAEATELKTRLGALYANDEAEFKISNEGRSLFKFLSGRGRIGRRFATRFWETESTLGRDRELMIVVCKKWHVAKRLLDKIRQQTNIPTVEYLFNEESTPLPDLGGIQATLGKRTRHRRALMRMLFDYYDTDRLIVCMDPGNIDLLQDFCGDRSVTKLLEIQTKFSDDYMIGHAMRVGLAGEQTPDETLERLLPTIRADMVFESDRIRDAEFENHHILREGEDSEIHANAIAPFLDVPHDKALEIARTEHLFAD, from the coding sequence ATGGCGAAAATCGCGTTCATACTTCTGTGCCACAAGGATCCGGACGCGATCATCAAGCAGGCCAACATGCTCACGGCCGCCGGGGATTACATGTCGATCCATTTCGACGCCCGCGCCAAACCCGAACATTTCAACAAGATTCGCGAAAGCCTTGCCGACAATCCCAACGTCACCTTCGCGAAAAAGCGCATCAAATGCGGCTGGGGGGAATGGTCCCTCGTGCAGGCCACGCTTTACGCGGTCGAGGCAGCCGTCGATCAATTCCCGCGCGCCACGCATTTCTACATGCTGTCGGGCGATTGCGCGGCGATAAAATCGGCCCAATATGCGCATGAGTTCCTTGATGCCAACGATGTCGATTACATCGAAAGCTTTGACTATTTCGACAGTGACTGGATCAAGACCGGCATGAAGGAAGAGCGGTTGGTCTACCGCCACTTCTTCAACGAACGCACCCAGAAATGGCGCTTCTACACCTCCTACAACCTGCAAAAACGCCTTGGCCTGACACGCAGGATTCCCGAGGACATCCAGGTTCAGATCGGTAGCCAATGGTGGTGCCTGCGCCGCCGCACCATCGAATGGATCATCGACTTTACCCGCCGCCGCCGCGACGTGATGCGCTTTTTCCGCACCACATGGATTCCCGATGAAACCTTTTTCCAGACCCTTGTGCGCCACCTCGTCCCGGAACAGGAAATCCGCACGCGCACCCTGACCTTCCTGATGTTCACCGACTACGGTATGCCGGTGACCTTCTACAACGATCACTACGACCTGTTGCTGAGTCAGGATTTCCTGTTTGCCCGGAAAATCAGCGCCGAGGCAACCGAACTCAAGACCCGCCTCGGCGCGCTCTATGCCAATGATGAGGCCGAGTTCAAGATTTCCAACGAAGGCCGCAGCCTGTTCAAGTTCCTCAGTGGCCGGGGCCGCATCGGCCGCCGCTTCGCCACGCGTTTCTGGGAAACCGAAAGCACCCTTGGCCGCGACCGCGAGTTGATGATCGTGGTCTGCAAGAAATGGCACGTGGCCAAACGCCTGCTGGATAAAATCCGCCAGCAAACCAATATTCCCACCGTCGAATACCTCTTTAACGAGGAATCGACGCCGCTTCCCGATTTGGGTGGCATTCAGGCCACGCTGGGCAAACGCACCCGTCACCGCCGCGCCCTGATGCGGATGTTGTTCGACTATTACGACACCGACCGCCTGATCGTCTGCATGGACCCGGGCAACATCGACCTTCTACAGGATTTCTGCGGCGATCGGTCGGTGACCAAGCTGCTGGAAATTCAAACCAAGTTTTCCGACGATTACATGATCGGCCACGCCATGCGCGTGGGCCTTGCGGGTGAGCAGACCCCGGATGAAACCCTTGAGCGGCTCTTGCCCACGATCCGCGCCGATATGGTTTTCGAATCCGACCGCATCCGCGATGCCGAGTTTGAGAACCACCACATCCTGCGCGAGGGCGAGGACAGCGAGATACACGCAAATGCCATCGCCCCTTTCCTTGATGTGCCCCACGACAAGGCGCTAGAAATCGCCCGGACCGAGCATCTCTTTGCCGATTGA
- a CDS encoding VOC family protein, with protein sequence MDYETVSPEEFGASLRGFGFNILVTNVPRTARFLETVFGMTSHRESKDFAIMTHGGNILQLHADGTYAENPLLNLLPENPPRGAGIEIRLYDCDPEKAAAQAEDAGGTILQPPTDKPHGLRECFILCPDGYCWVPSRPKD encoded by the coding sequence ATGGACTATGAAACCGTCAGCCCGGAAGAGTTCGGCGCCTCGCTACGCGGCTTCGGCTTCAACATCCTTGTGACCAACGTGCCCCGCACCGCCCGCTTCCTGGAAACCGTCTTCGGCATGACATCGCATCGCGAAAGCAAGGATTTCGCGATCATGACGCATGGCGGCAATATCCTCCAGTTACATGCCGATGGCACCTATGCCGAAAACCCCTTGCTGAACCTCCTGCCAGAAAATCCGCCCCGCGGCGCGGGCATCGAAATCCGGCTCTATGATTGCGATCCCGAAAAGGCGGCGGCGCAGGCCGAGGACGCAGGCGGCACAATCCTGCAACCACCCACCGACAAGCCCCACGGCCTGCGCGAATGCTTTATTCTGTGTCCCGATGGCTACTGCTGGGTCCCGTCTAGACCGAAAGACTAG
- a CDS encoding sulfotransferase family protein, whose protein sequence is MGFPGTWMTESESVVYRVVPKCACSTIGQIMYYSDHGEFFDGDIHDAETGLHKWAREDSQPLIKANVKTHTSYAFTCVRNPYTRILSSFFDKICGIQRNGKRYRGKLVPLLIQKYGIEVGGEDGKQEFDQIQSFRRFLLFARDTIRWRRPMDPDIHWSAMAGHVSTFIVNGGTYDKIFWTESFNDGMSEVLDAIKTKHDVDLETIPRFNESEGHGPKRAHQVEDYFDDLSMHLVKEIYHRDFELFKYDFDDPSNKMPIGEIDLDEVHAKLGE, encoded by the coding sequence ATGGGATTTCCCGGAACATGGATGACCGAAAGCGAAAGCGTGGTCTATCGCGTGGTGCCGAAGTGCGCCTGTTCGACCATTGGTCAGATCATGTATTATTCCGATCATGGCGAGTTCTTTGACGGCGACATACACGATGCCGAAACGGGCCTGCACAAATGGGCGCGGGAAGACAGCCAGCCCTTGATCAAGGCGAACGTGAAAACGCATACCTCATATGCCTTCACCTGCGTACGCAACCCCTATACCCGCATTCTGTCCAGCTTCTTCGACAAGATCTGCGGCATCCAGCGGAACGGCAAACGCTATCGCGGTAAGCTGGTGCCGCTTCTGATCCAGAAATACGGGATCGAAGTGGGCGGCGAGGATGGCAAGCAGGAGTTCGACCAGATCCAAAGCTTCCGCCGCTTTTTGTTGTTCGCCCGCGATACCATCCGCTGGCGGCGACCGATGGACCCCGATATTCATTGGTCGGCGATGGCCGGGCATGTCTCGACCTTCATCGTGAATGGCGGCACCTACGACAAGATTTTCTGGACCGAGTCCTTCAACGACGGGATGAGTGAGGTTCTGGATGCGATCAAGACCAAGCACGATGTCGATTTGGAGACCATTCCACGTTTCAACGAAAGCGAGGGGCATGGGCCCAAGCGGGCGCATCAGGTGGAGGACTATTTCGACGATCTGTCGATGCACCTGGTGAAAGAGATTTATCACCGCGATTTCGAGTTGTTCAAATACGACTTTGACGACCCTTCGAACAAGATGCCCATCGGCGAGATCGATCTTGACGAGGTACACGCCAAGCTGGGCGAATGA
- a CDS encoding HU family DNA-binding protein: MAKPMTKTQLVAALAEEMGTDKKSAGGALDAIVNIITREVSGGGAVTLPGVGKIYCRERPERMVRNPATGEQIKKDADKVVKMTIAKALKDSVNG; encoded by the coding sequence ATGGCAAAACCGATGACCAAAACCCAGCTTGTTGCGGCCCTGGCCGAAGAAATGGGCACTGACAAGAAATCCGCCGGCGGCGCGCTGGATGCGATCGTGAACATCATCACCCGCGAAGTTTCGGGCGGTGGTGCCGTGACCCTGCCGGGCGTCGGCAAGATCTATTGCCGTGAGCGCCCCGAGCGCATGGTGCGCAACCCCGCCACCGGCGAGCAGATCAAGAAAGACGCCGACAAGGTGGTGAAGATGACCATCGCCAAGGCGCTGAAGGACAGCGTGAACGGCTGA